In one Melopsittacus undulatus isolate bMelUnd1 chromosome 4, bMelUnd1.mat.Z, whole genome shotgun sequence genomic region, the following are encoded:
- the LOC101871470 gene encoding adipogenesis regulatory factor: protein MSGKNFQGLKEQVEGAAKDAANTLGRATEDAVNQITGASQKAIDKASKVAQDGVEKATGHAAEALSGLGKKCGFEK from the exons ATGTCAGGTAAAAACTTCCAGGGACTGAAGGAACAGGTTGAAGGTGCAGCTAAAGATGCTG CAAACACATTGGGACGGGCTACTGAGGATGCAGTCAACCAGATTACAGGTGCAAGCCAGAAAG CTATTGACAAGGCTTCCAAGGTGGCACAAGATGGGGTAGAAAAAGCAACCGGACACGCTGCAGAAGCACTATCTGGCCTTGGGAAAAAATGTGGATTTGAGAAATGA